The sequence atcagTGCAAAACATTTGAAGAATGGAGGggactaatttaatttttaatttttattaagtttctttcttttctttgagTGAGAAACAagttaaattacaaaaatagaaTGTAAAAAAAGTTCTGAGCCATACATGGCTTTAACCACTaattaaacttattttttttcccTATTccaattttaaaacattttttctttcttcggCCCCAAGCTATCatattttcttcatcttttctttCACAATCTAAAAACGGAAACAGGGGAAAGAACCCACAAGGAAGCACAATAGGAAGGAAAGGCACATGTTCTTGATTTCACGTTGTACGTATCTCTTTACATGTCCTCATCTCTTTAACATTTTCTTAAATGTAACATTATGTatctcaaaaaaaatattatgcatCTCATAATAGCTACACACATGCAGGATCAATCATGCTGAGGTTTCTcatccttttctctcttctcataCACTCTTGTGTTGCGCCCCCCAAAACTAAGGCTGCTGCTGGAGCTCTTCCTGCCAAGAAATGGCTCACCCTTAGCGGTATACTTTTCCGTAACCTGTCTCTATTTTTAGCTGCTAGCACATGATGCTCATGTTACATAACAtgttatttgtttgtttgtgtttaaGAACCCATACATGTACTTTTTTAGGAAAAGAGCCTGCGGTTGTAGCGAGAGGCGGCTTCTCAGGACTTTTCCCAGAGTCAAGCGCCACTGCAAACGACTTGGCTATTAGTTCCAGCTCCCCTGATCTCACAATGTTGTGCAACCTTCAGTTGACAAAAGACGGTGCGGGCTTTTGCTTGTCTGATATCAGGCTTGACAATTCAAccaccatctccaccttctTACCCAAAGGCCAGAAGACCTACAAGGTCTATGGTCAAAACCTCAAAGGCTGGTTTGCTCTTGACTACTCTGCTGACACCATCTTCTCCAACGTCTCCcgtatgtctctctctctctctctttttctctcttcaaCTGCTCCCCCACCACCACCATGCCTTTACATGTTCTGTGCTATTAAGCAGTTGTTCAAAACATCTTCTCTCGGCCCAGCATTTTCGACGGCCAGATGTCAATTGCAGCCGTGGAGGACGTCCTCGACGCCAAGCCTCCCAAGTTCTGGTTGAGCGTTCAGGTTTTTATCCCGCCTCTCTTTGATAATGAGTAACAAACCTTCTTGTTGaatctaataaacaaaataataaaaattgtgCAGTATGATGCATTCTACATGGAACACAAGTTAAGCCCAGCCGAGTACATTAGAAGCTTGCGTTTCAGTGGCATTAACGTCATCTCCTCTCCTGAGATCGGTTTCTTGAAGAGCATTGGGAAAGATGCACGCAGGGCCAAGACAAAGCTCATATTCGAGTTCAAAGACCCCGAGACAAACGAGCCTACCACCAACAAAAAGTACAGCGAGATCCTGCTGAACCTCGCAGCCATCAAGGCCTTTGCCACAGGCATTATTGTTCCCAAAGACTACATTTGGCCCATTGACTCGGCTAAGTACCTTAAGCCGCCAACCACCGTTGTAACTGATGCCCACAAAGCTGGTCTAGAGGTCTACGCTTCAGGTTTTGTCAATGATATGCTCACCAGTTATAACTACAGCTTTGATCCTTCCGCTGAGTATCTCCAGTTTGTGGACAATGGCCAGTTCTCTGTTGATGGCTTCATCTCTGATTTTCCGCCAACAGCATCACAAGCCATCTGTGAGATGATGATTTcctcacatatatatatatatgtctcctCAAAAAACTTGAAGCTAACGGCATACGATTCTGTTCTCTTGCAGCTTGCTTTGCTCACCAAAAGAGAGATACTCCCAAAATAGGCAAAACGTTGGTCATAACTCACAATGGTGCAAGTGGAGATTATCCAGGCTGCACTGATCTGGCTTATCAGAAGGCGGTGGACGATGGAGCAGATGTGATAGACTGTTCTGTCCAGATGACCAAAGATGGAATGGCTTTCTGCCTTGATTCTACAGACCTGATACCAACCACAACTGCAGCGACCACTCTCATGACCCGAGCCACCAGCGTTCCTGAGATCCAGTCCAAAAGTGGCATTTTCTCTTTTGATCTCACTTGGGCGGAGATCCAGTCTCTAAAGCGTAAGAAACTGGTTTCTATTTTAACAACTATTCTGAAACTATCAGCTAATAAGTTACTTCTCCAGCTCAAATTCAGAGCCCCTTCTTAGCTGCTGATGGATTCCCGAGAAACCCAAAAAACAAGAATGCAGGGAAGTTCATGACTCTCGCTGACTTCCTCAAGTTCAGTAAAGCAAAGGCAGTCACTGGAGTTCTCATCAACGTCCAGGTAAGTCTTTTTTCACTATTAACTCTTTAACTTACTCAAGGGCTCAAGGCATCTCCACTCACTAACGCCTTGGTTTGTTGACAGAATGCTGCTTATTTAGCATCAAAGAAAGGACTAGGAATCGTAGACGCAGTCAAGTCCGCTCTGACCAGTTCCAAACTTGACAAGAAGGTTTTGATTCAGTCAGATGACAGTTCTGTTCTTGACAGTTTTAAGGCTGTCCCTCAATACACTAGAGTATTGAGCATTGACAAGGAAATAGGCGATGCTCCCAAGCCAACCATTGAAGAAATCAAGAAGCATGCAGATGCAGTCAATGTCTTGAGAAGTTCTCTTGTCACCATCTCCCAAAGCTTCGCCACAGGGAAGACTAAAGTAGTGGAGGCAATGCACAAGGGGAATATCTCTGTTTACGTCTCGGTGCTGAGAAACGAGTACCTCTCCATAACGTTCGATTACTTCTCTGATCCTACGGTAGAGCTTGCCACGTTCATTGCAGGGAATGGCGTTGATGGAGTCATCACGGAGTTCCCTGCTACAGCCACCAGATACTTGAGTAAGTTCTAAACCTGTACAAAGATCA is a genomic window of Brassica napus cultivar Da-Ae chromosome A2, Da-Ae, whole genome shotgun sequence containing:
- the LOC106417524 gene encoding glycerophosphodiester phosphodiesterase GDPDL6-like, with translation MLRFLILFSLLIHSCVAPPKTKAAAGALPAKKWLTLSGKEPAVVARGGFSGLFPESSATANDLAISSSSPDLTMLCNLQLTKDGAGFCLSDIRLDNSTTISTFLPKGQKTYKVYGQNLKGWFALDYSADTIFSNVSLVQNIFSRPSIFDGQMSIAAVEDVLDAKPPKFWLSVQYDAFYMEHKLSPAEYIRSLRFSGINVISSPEIGFLKSIGKDARRAKTKLIFEFKDPETNEPTTNKKYSEILLNLAAIKAFATGIIVPKDYIWPIDSAKYLKPPTTVVTDAHKAGLEVYASGFVNDMLTSYNYSFDPSAEYLQFVDNGQFSVDGFISDFPPTASQAISCFAHQKRDTPKIGKTLVITHNGASGDYPGCTDLAYQKAVDDGADVIDCSVQMTKDGMAFCLDSTDLIPTTTAATTLMTRATSVPEIQSKSGIFSFDLTWAEIQSLKPQIQSPFLAADGFPRNPKNKNAGKFMTLADFLKFSKAKAVTGVLINVQNAAYLASKKGLGIVDAVKSALTSSKLDKKVLIQSDDSSVLDSFKAVPQYTRVLSIDKEIGDAPKPTIEEIKKHADAVNVLRSSLVTISQSFATGKTKVVEAMHKGNISVYVSVLRNEYLSITFDYFSDPTVELATFIAGNGVDGVITEFPATATRYLRSPCSDLYRELSFAILPAKAGTLVSVASKEAQPPASAPNPPLDAKDVIDPPLPPVANLATNNASGGAPPASLRSGTITTTANLSLSLMAMLALGLLLCAGA